One window of Misgurnus anguillicaudatus chromosome 13, ASM2758022v2, whole genome shotgun sequence genomic DNA carries:
- the LOC141369277 gene encoding interferon-induced very large GTPase 1-like — translation MLNYRARYIKTKETNDQHHTPQRDNDLSEDEGDLFDEMPLSDEVISTPDSIHLMDVQMAVFHCADSFLKQLMVTKLSQCQFALPLLVPDPFTQQIQFPLWTFRQINKSWKIKNTDNEIISKVQPVYKAETPMVSFFRFGSVSSSKSQLMNNLINEKHNTFFHRNCPGSSKTRVLMDGVVEIAWYCPSAKDTDKFTDCVAFCNLHGDAGANEKQLQILTDMSSVNVLLLPQLNNNDKNKQKIQTLYSDKKPLICLLTENDSASRKNNEGKYTIGLKDRNQSDVSEELRIAINDCLSSSASASMFRLEDVSEHSDIRVDEEDDKDCKRGREAANKMLSLLKNKHLTEIKESFLPCQGKLWHLWCQKNKEINRPQGNETEQEISAKRTEMNTIREKQNKSPVSEFIKLFIKQINSHGANKMFFLTWLRILLDEFTTADLSALHHKYDEKWSTVLKLKGNNDQSEKDAQTELEKISEELQAATFGVEHIMREIAQIYESRSSVKKNKTDLQFDFTSLPSLAAEMMISGFPLELMDGDAAHVPLIWVTAVLDQLIQKLGDQRVFVLSVLGIQSSGKSTMLNVMFGLQFAVSAGRCTRGAFMQLIRVSEEMKQQLKLDYILVVDTEGLRALELAGSSTRHHDNELATFVVGLGNLTLINIFGENPSEMQDILQIVVQAFLRMKRVKLKRSCMFVHQNVSDITAGQKNMEGRRRLQRTLDEMTKLAAKEEVCDAEFFSDVIAFDVRNDVKYFAQLWEGSPPMAPPNPNYCENIQELKKIIITQASKSNGMMLTHLRERIQDLWKALLNERFVFSFRNSLEISLYRRLETEYSKWTWSLRSTMMEIENRLQNKIENETVDNIEERELQKEMMEKIEEVKKSMSEFFEKDTEADILIQWKSSFEIKITELHENIVKETKRKLNGILQQRHLKRKIDGQRTQHENTLLEKSKELALKLKDKANDEETLKKEFDLFWKEWVNKIDINTPLTKDIEIQRDVKYFLSDIYKSVPVDTWKDISDIFTVQSYSDYVQLKKSSGLGRVKKALKEKLGYILSKEDETHIRTLITDVSHETDKMILSFNISKLGYNNSRIQLISDHIKARIIAHEESVTYLFKNKFFVDLVFSIFKRVNKTFTDEHKLFKETNDPLLYLEKKRGEYYSIFQKYCQGATSAAIFGEIICQKLKEPIEQSVYKHTARDLADEMRSNCPSLNGNRSNLEKHILEKLAEEENFDKYKNYILNPRDHFKSFIRDEVHQYIRDKFSISVQPKMKQNIEFLEKKILSAADESTKHVQMNSGDVDLWLKFFTQKLSDDLIFSVKDFSGMKHDDVKDFKLINDVISKELPSIMSDINREFNTDTFSVKLDLNNRPDEILIDHFCQCCWSPCPFCAAICTNTIENHDGDHSVPFHRVDGLRGWRYRGTVNLSVNFCTTLVTLPSKRFSSAGLLFPCTDYRTAGGDYAKWSITPDLSELPYWKWCICRFQKEIETYYNKQFHGAGKIPDDWRDYTKQDAIESLNTAYT, via the coding sequence ATGTTAAACTACAGGGCAAGATACATTAAAACTAAAGAGACCAATGATCAGCATCATACACCACAAAGAGACAATGACTTATCTGAAGATGAGGGGGATTTGTTTGATGAAATGCCTTTGTCTGATGAAGTAATAAGTACACCAGACAGCATTCACCTGATGGATGTTCAGATGGCTGTGTTTCATTGTGCTGATAGTTTCCTAAAGCAGCTAATGGTCACAAAACTCTCACAGTGTCAGTTTGCACTTCCTCTGCTTGTTCCTGATCCATTTACACAACAGATTCAGTTTCCACTCTGGACATTCAGACAAATCAACAAGAGCTGGAAGATAAAAAATACTGACAATGAGATCATCAGTAAAGTTCAGCCGGTGTACAAAGCAGAAACTCCAATGGTGTCATTCTTCAGGTTTGGTTCTGTGTCTTCATCAAAGTCTCAGCTGATGAACAATCTGATCAATGAGAAACACAACACGTTCTTCCACAGGAACTGTCCCGGCAGCAGCAAAACCAGAGTACTGATGGATGGAGTGGTGGAGATCGCCTGGTACTGCCCATCTGCAAAAGACACAGATAAATTTACTGACTGTGTTGCCTTCTGCAATCTTCATGGTGATGCAGGAGCCAATGAGAAACAACTGCAGATTCTGACTGATATGTCTTCCGTCAATGTTCTTCTTCTGCCACAGCTTAACAATaatgacaaaaacaaacaaaaaattcaaACCTTGTACAGTGACAAGAAGCCACTCATCTGTCTTTTAACTGAGAATGACTCTGCTTCACGTAAGAATAATGAAGGAAAATACACAATTGGTCTGAAAGACAGAAATCAGTCAGATGTATCTGAAGAACTCAGAATAGCTATAAATGATTGTCTCTCATCTTCAGCATCAGCTTCCATGTTCAGACTTGAAGATGTGTCAGAACACTCAGATATTAGAGTAGATGAGGAAGATGATAAAGACTGCAAGAGAGGAAGAGAAGCAGCAAACAAGATGTTGAGTTTACTGAAAAATAAACATCTGACAGAAATCAAAGAATCATTTCTGCCCTGTCAGGGTAAACTGTGGCATCTGTGGTGtcagaaaaacaaagaaattaatcgACCACAAGGAAATGAGACAGAACAAGAAATAAGTGCAAAACGAACAGAAATGAATACAATTCGtgaaaagcaaaataaatcCCCCGTGAGTGAGTTTATAAagttatttattaaacaaataaactcaCATGGTGCAAATAAGATGTTTTTCCTCACATGGCTCAGAATCCTCCTGGATGAATTTACCACAGCTGATCTTTCTGCACTACATCACAAGTATGATGAAAAGTGGTCAACAGTCTTAAAACTGAAAGGAAACAATGATCAATCTGAGAAAGATGCACAAACAGAACTTGAAAAAATATCTGAAGAACTTCAAGCCGCAACCTTTGGAGTGGAGCACATCATGAGAGAGATCGCTCAGATCTATGAATCACGTTCATCTGTTAAGAAAAACAAGACAGACCTGCAGTTTGACTTCACTTCTCTCCCGAGTCTTGCAGCAGAGATGATGATCTCTGGGTTTCCACTAGAGCTGATGGATGGAGATGCTGCTCATGTTCCTCTGATCTGGGTTACTGCTGTTCTAGATCAACTCATCCAGAAACTTGGAGACCAGAGAGTCTTTGTGCTTTCAGTTTTAGGGATTCAGAGCTCTGGGAAATCTACCATGCTGAATGTCATGTTTGGACTTCAGTTTGCAGTCAGTGCTGGCCGGTGCACAAGAGGAGCTTTCATGCAGCTGATCAGAGTGTCAGAGGAGATGAAACAACAGCTGAAGTTGGATTATATTCTGGTTGTTGATACTGAGGGTCTTCGTGCTCTAGAACTGGCTGGAAGTTCAACAAGACATCATGACAATGAACTGGCCACATTTGTTGTTGGCCTTGGTAATTTGACATTGATCAACATCTTTGGAGAAAACCCCTCTGAGATGCAAGATATTCTTCAGATTGTCGTTCAGGCCTTTCTGAGGATGAAGCGGGTCAAACTGAAACGCAGCTGCATGTTTGTACATCAAAATGTTTCAGACATCACAGCTGGACAGAAAAACATGGAAGGGCGGAGACGACTGCAGAGAACACTGGATGAGATGACAAAACTCGCTGCTAAAGAAGAAGTCTGTGATGCAGAATTTTTCAGTGATGTCATTGCATTCGATGTACGTAATGATGTGAAGTATTTTGCTCAGCTGTGGGAGGGAAGCCCACCCATGGCACCACCAAACCCAAACTACTGTGAGAATATTCAagaactgaaaaaaattatcattacacAAGCCTCAAAATCAAATGGAATGATGTTGACACATTTACGTGAGCGAATTCAAGACCTTTGGAAGGCTTTACTGAATGAACGATTTGTGTTCAGTTTCAGAAATTCTCTTGAAATTTCACTATACAGGAGACTGGAGACAGAATACAGCAAGTGGACCTGGAGTCTTCGCAGTACAATGATGGAAATTGAGAACAGGCTACAAAACAAAATAGAAAATGAAACAGTTGACAATATTGAAGAAAGAGAACTTCAAAAAGAAATGATGGAGAAAATTGAAGAGGTGAAAAAATCAATGTCAGAATTCTTTGAGAAAGACACAGAGGCTGATATACTGATTCAGTGGAAAtcttcatttgaaataaaaatcacaGAGCTTCATGAGAACATTGTGAAAGAAACAAAGAGGAAATTAAATGGTATTCTTCAGCAGCGACACCTGAAGAGAAAGATAGATGGTCAGAGGACACAACATGAAAACACTCTTTTAGAAAAGAGCAAAGAACTGGCTTTAAAACTCAAAGATAAAGCAAATGATGAAGAAACTCTGAAAAAAGAGTTTGATTTGTTTTGGAAAGAGTGGGTTAATAAGATTGACATAAATACCCCATTAACCAAAGACATTGAAATACAGAGAGACGTGAAATATTTTCTCAGTGACATCTATAAAAGTGTTCCTGTAGACACCTGGAAGGACATCAGTGACATTTTCACTGTGCAGAGTTATTCAGATTATGTACAGTTAAAGAAATCCAGTGGACTTGGACGTGTTAAAAAGGCACTCAAAGAGAAGCTTGGTTACATTCTATCTAAAGAGGATGAGACCCACATAAGAACCTTGATCACAGATGTTTCCCATGAGACAGACAAGATGATTTTGTCATTTAACATTTCAAAGCTAGGCTACAACAACAGCCGAATTCAACTTATCTCAGACCACATCAAGGCAAGAATAATAGCTCATGAAGAGTCTGTGACATATCTTTTTAAGAATAAGTTCTTTGTGGATTTGGTATTTTCTATATTTAAGAGAGTTAACAAGACattcacagatgaacacaaatTGTTCAAAGAAACCAATGATCCTCTTCTCTATTTGGAGAAGAAAAGAGGagaatactatagtattttcCAGAAATACTGTCAAGGAGCAACATCAGCTGCTATTTTTGGTGAGATCATCTGTCAGAAACTGAAAGAACCCATTGAACAGAGTGTCTACAAACACACTGCCAGAGATTTAGCAGATGAAATGAGATCAAACTGTCCATCACTGAATGGAAACAGATCAAATCTGGAGAAACACATCCTAGAGAAACTGGCAGAAGAGGAGAACTTTGACAAATacaaaaactacattcttaatCCCAGAGATCACTTCAAGAGTTTCATCAGAGATGAAGTCcatcagtacatcagagataaGTTCAGTATCAGTGTTCAGCCCAAAATGAAGCAAAACATTGAATTCCTGGAGAAGAAGATCTTGTCAGCAGCAGATGAATCTACTAAACATGTTCAAATGAACAGTGGAGATGTGGATTTGTGGTTAAAGTTTTTCACACAGAAACTCTCAGATGATCTGATATTCTCTGTGAAGGACTTCAGTGGAATGAAACATGATGatgttaaagattttaaacTCATTAATGATGTGATTAGTAAAGAACTTCCATCTATAATGTCTGATATCAACAGAGAGTTCAACACAGATACATTTAGTGTAAAACTGGATCTCAACAACAGACCTGATGAGATTCTGATTGATCACTTTTGTCAGTGCTGTTGGAGTCCGTGTCCTTTCTGTGCAGCCATCTGCACCAACACAATTGAAAACCATGATGGTGATCACAGTGTTCCCTTCCATAGAGTGGATGGACTCAGAGGTTGGCGTTACCGTGGAACAGTAAATCTAAGTGTTAATTTTTGCACAACTCTAGTTACATTACCTAGTAAAAGATTCTCTTCAGCAGGTCTGCTGTTTCCATGCACAGATTATAGAACAGCAGGAGGAGATTATGCAAAGTGGAGCATCACTCCTGACCTCTCTGAGCTGCCCTACTGGAAGTGGTGTATATGCAGATTCCAGAAAGAGATTGAAACTTATTATAATAAACAATTCCATGGGGCTGGAAAGATTCCAGATGACTGGAGAGATTACACCAAACAGGATGCTATTGAGAGTTTGAATACTGCCTATACATGA